One Natator depressus isolate rNatDep1 chromosome 5, rNatDep2.hap1, whole genome shotgun sequence DNA segment encodes these proteins:
- the PRKAA1 gene encoding 5'-AMP-activated protein kinase catalytic subunit alpha-1 — MRRLGSWLKMAAADKQKHEHGRVKIGHYILGDTLGVGTFGKVKVGKHELTGHKVAVKILNRQKIRSLDVVGKIRREIQNLKLFRHPHIIKLYQVISTPSDIFMVMEYVSGGELFDYICKNGRLDEKESRRLFQQILSGVDYCHRHMVVHRDLKPENVLLDAHMNAKIADFGLSNMMSDGEFLRTSCGSPNYAAPEVISGRLYAGPEVDIWSSGVILYALLCGTLPFDDDHVPTLFKKICDGIFYTPQYLNPSVISLLKHMLQVDPMKRATIRDIREHEWFKQDLPKYLFPEDPSYSSNMIDDEALKEVCEKFECTEEEVLSCLYSRNHQDPLAVAYHLIIDNRRIMNEAKDFYLATSPPDSFLDDHHLSRPHPERVPFLVAEAPRPRHTLDELNPQKSKHQGVRRAKWHLGIRSQSRPNDIMAEVCRAIKQLDYEWKVVNPYYLRVRRKNPVTSTYSKMSLQLYQVDSRTYLLDFRSIDDEIIEAKSGTTTPQRSGSVSSYRSCQKESDGDAQGKSADLSLTSSVTSSFDSSSADLTPRSGSHTIEFFEMCANLIKILAQ, encoded by the exons TTGGCAAACATGAGCTGACTGGGCACAAAGTGGCAGTGAAGATATTGAATCGACAGAAGATTCGCAGCCTTGATGTAGTAGGAAAAATCCGCAGAGAGATTCAGAACCTCAAGCTTTTTAGACATCCACATATAATTAAACT GTACCAAGTCATCAGTACACCATCTGACATTTTCATGGTGATGGAATATGTTTCTGGAGGGGAACTGTTCGATTATATCTGTAAAAATGGAAGG CTTGATGAGAAGGAGAGTAGACGTTTATTCCAGCAGATCCTTTCAGGTGTGGATTATTGTCACAGGCATATGGTTGTACATAGAGACTTGAAACCTGAAAATGTACTACTTGATGCACACATGAATGCCAAGATAGCTGATTTTG GTCTTTCAAATATGATGTCAGATGGAGAGTTTTTAAGAACAAGCTGTGGTTCCCCTAACTATGCTGCACCAGAAGTAATTTCAGGAAG ATTATATGCAGGTCCAGAAGTAGATATTTGGAGCAGTGGGGTTATTCTCTATGCTCTGTTATGTGGAACCCTTCCATTTGATGATGATCACGTGCCAACGCTTTTTAAGAAGATATGTGACGGTATCTTTTATACCCCTCAATATCTGAATCCATCTGTTATTAGCCTTCTGAAACACATGCTGCAGGTGGATCCCATGAAGAGAGCTACAATCAGAGACATTAG GGAGCATGAGTGGTTCAAGCAGGACCTTCCCAAGTATCTCTTTCCTGAAGACCCATCCTATAGCTCAAACATGATTGATGACGAAGCCTTGAAAGAAGTGTGTGAGAAGTTTGAATGCACAGAAGAGGAGGTGCTAAGCTGTTTATATAGCCGAAATCATCAAGACCCCTTAGCAGTTGCCTATCACCTCATTATAGATAACAGAAGAATAATGAATGAGGCCAAAGACTTCTATTTGGCAACAAGCCCACCCGATTCTTTTCTTGATGATCACCATTTGTCTCGCCCTCATCCTGAAAGAGTGCCATTTTTAGTAGCTGAAGCACCACGGCCACGTCACACACTTGATGAGCTCAACCCACAAAAGTCAAAACACCAAGGTGTAAGAAGAGCTAAGTGGCATTTAGGAATTCGGAGTCAAAGTCGACCAAATGACATCATGGCAGAAGTTTGTCGAGCAATTAAACAATTGGATTACGAATGGAAG GTTGTAAATCCATACTACTTGCGTGTTCGAAGGAAGAATCCAGTGACTAGTACATATTCTAAAATGAGTTTACAGTTATACCAGGTGGACAGTAGGACGTACTTACTGGATTTCCGTAGCATTGATG atgaaattattgAAGCAAAATCTGGGACTACCACACCGCAGAGATCAGGTTCTGTGAGCAGCTATAGATCTTGTCAGAAGGAGTCTGATGGTGATGCACAAGGAAAATCTGCAGATCTGTCCCTTACCTCATCAGTGACATCTTCATTTGACTCTTCTTCAGCTGACTTAACCCCAAGATCAGGGAGTCACACCATAGAATTTTTTGAGATGTGTgcaaatcttattaaaatacttGCACAATAA